One Trichormus variabilis 0441 genomic window, AGACCTGCTTGCCAACCAGCCCAGAACAAGTAAATTTTGCCAAAAAACCCGGCTAGTGGAGGAATACCGCCCAATGAAAGCAGGGAGATACTCAAACCTAGTGTGAGGAGTGGGTCTTTTTGATATAACCCAGAGTATTCGGCAATTTGGTCGGTTCCTGTCCGCAGAGAGAACAGAATGATGCAGGTAAAACCGCACAGGTTCATGAACAGGTAAACCAGCAAGTAAAAGATCATGCTGGCGTATCCGGCATCAGTTCCAGCAATCAAGCCAATCATCACAAACCCGGCTTGGGCAATGGATGAATAAGCTAGCATCCGTTTCATGCTGGTTTGGGCTAGGGCGACAACATTACCCAAAATCATACTGAGGACGGCCAAGGCTGTGAACACAAATTTCCATTCTTCGGCGACGAAGGGGAAAACTGTGGTTAACAGACGGATAGCGAGGGCAAAGCCTGCTGCCTTGGAACCAACGGATAAAAAGGCAATCACTGGGGTGGGAGCGCCTTCATATACGTCTGGTGTCCATTGGTGGAAAGGTGCGGCGGAAATCTTAAAGCCAATACCCGCGATGACAAAAACCAGGGCAATAACTGCACCTAGTGATTGACCAACGTTAGCTGTAATAATTCCGTTAGCGATCGCACTCAGTTCTGTTTGTCCACCGGATAGACCGTATAAAAGTGACACACCATACAGAAATACTGCTGTGCTGGAAGCGCCAATCAACAAGTATTTCAGGGCTGCCTCATTAGAACGGGGGTCACGCTTGGTATAACCTGTCAACAAATAAGAGGAAATACTCAGTGTTTCTAGGGAGATGAAAATCATCACCAACTCACTAGCCCCAGAGACAAACATCCCGCCCAAAGTCGCAGTTAACAAAATAGCGATGAATTCCGC contains:
- a CDS encoding NAD(P)H-quinone oxidoreductase subunit N yields the protein MDFANLAAQLNAGTILPEGIVIVTLMGVLIVDLILGRTSSRWIGYLAIAGLLAAIVALYFQWDATNPISFTGGFIGDDLSIIFRGIIALSAVVTILMSIRYVEQSGTALAEFIAILLTATLGGMFVSGASELVMIFISLETLSISSYLLTGYTKRDPRSNEAALKYLLIGASSTAVFLYGVSLLYGLSGGQTELSAIANGIITANVGQSLGAVIALVFVIAGIGFKISAAPFHQWTPDVYEGAPTPVIAFLSVGSKAAGFALAIRLLTTVFPFVAEEWKFVFTALAVLSMILGNVVALAQTSMKRMLAYSSIAQAGFVMIGLIAGTDAGYASMIFYLLVYLFMNLCGFTCIILFSLRTGTDQIAEYSGLYQKDPLLTLGLSISLLSLGGIPPLAGFFGKIYLFWAGWQAGLYWLVLLGLVTSVVSIYYYIRVVKMMVVKEPQEMSDVVKNYPEIRWNLPGFRPLQVGLVLTLIATSVAGILSNPLFTLANNSVANTAILQTTKVVSTQVSAIPAEKSEGL